A window of Acidobacteriota bacterium genomic DNA:
GATCAATGGCGGAAGTGGTGGGACACGTACCAAAAGCCAATGTATGAGCAGTTTTTGGCGGAAGGCCTCGTGAGTATGTATGAGATCGAGGCTGGAGAGATCCACACGATGGATCCGAGCTGGGTTTACTTGGCGTATGTCGCACCAAGTGCAGAGGCGCTCGACAAAATCAATGCCGCATTTCAGGCGAGAGGAAGCAAGCGCAACGCGGAAGAGAGCCGGGCAATCTCCGACGCGTACGACGCGGTAATCGTGCCTGGAACTCATCGGGACTATCTTGCCCATGCGAATAGCTACGCTCAGAAATGATGTCTTCGAAACTCGAACACGTTGACAGTGGACCGCTGCTCACCCATCATTTGGCGATGCATCTGCTTCTCATCGAGGATGAACGGAAAGTGGCGAGCTTCATTGCGCGGTCGCTGCGCGAAAATGGTTACACGGTAGACGTCAGCGAAACCGGAGAGAAGGGTCTCGAAATGGCGAGTCGCATTAACTACGATGCGATTCTTCTGGATCTTCGATTGCCACGAATGAGTGGTCTCCAGGTTTGTCGCGAACTGCGGGACTCCGGCAATGAAAGTCCAATCCTCATGTTGACCGCGCGGAGTCTCGTGGAACAACGTGTTGAAGGATTGGATGCTGGCGCTGATGACTACCTGACGAAACCGTTTGCTATTGCTGAACTGCACGCACGCGTCAGGGCGCTGACCCGTCGTGGTTTTCACAAGGGAGG
This region includes:
- a CDS encoding DNA-binding response regulator, producing the protein MHLLLIEDERKVASFIARSLRENGYTVDVSETGEKGLEMASRINYDAILLDLRLPRMSGLQVCRELRDSGNESPILMLTARSLVEQRVEGLDAGADDYLTKPFAIAELHARVRALTRRGFHKGGAKLQCADLEFDRQRRRVTRASTEIQLTSKELSLLELLLLRSPEVVGRTEIVEQVWSYGFDTETNLVEVYINRLRHKIDSDHPIKLIHTVRGVGYRLGQ